In the genome of Mucilaginibacter defluvii, one region contains:
- the dcd gene encoding dCTP deaminase — translation MILSDKRILEEIDNGNIIIEPFKRECLGTNSYDVHLGKHLATYKDRVLDAKVHNEIVHFEIPKEGFVLQPNTLYLGVTMEYTETHRHVPFLEGKSSTGRLGIDIHATAGKGDVGFCNTWTLEISCAQPVRIYAGMPIGQLIYFVVEGEIETLYNSKGNAKYNNPTTRPVESMMWKNKF, via the coding sequence ATGATATTATCAGATAAACGCATTCTCGAAGAAATTGATAATGGTAACATTATTATTGAACCCTTTAAACGCGAATGCCTGGGTACCAACTCGTACGATGTACATCTGGGTAAGCATTTAGCTACTTATAAGGACAGGGTACTTGATGCGAAAGTGCATAACGAAATTGTGCATTTTGAAATCCCAAAAGAAGGCTTTGTGCTGCAGCCCAACACGCTCTACCTGGGCGTAACAATGGAGTATACCGAAACGCATCGCCATGTGCCTTTCCTCGAAGGTAAATCAAGCACCGGCCGTTTGGGTATTGATATACATGCCACTGCCGGTAAGGGTGATGTAGGTTTTTGCAACACCTGGACGCTTGAGATATCTTGCGCGCAGCCGGTGCGTATATACGCCGGAATGCCGATAGGCCAGTTGATCTATTTTGTGGTTGAAGGTGAAATTGAAACCCTATACAACTCAAAAGGCAATGCCAAATATAACAACCCAACTACCCGCCCGGTTGAAAGCATGATGTGGAAGAATAAGTTCTAA
- a CDS encoding universal stress protein: MQIKKIIIGIDDSKYAVHAAKYGFDMARKFDAAVGVVNIIEPVVTPMDTTDNLLGVPLANVGGPEEIDLIRSQADSSENLIRRTVDAMADEVQVTYFSEYGSTTDGILQCAKEFNADLIVVGTHKRSGLDRLLMGDVTEGIVRRATVPVLVVPFEEVN; encoded by the coding sequence ATGCAGATCAAAAAAATCATCATCGGAATTGACGACAGCAAATATGCCGTGCACGCGGCCAAATATGGTTTTGATATGGCTCGTAAGTTTGATGCTGCCGTTGGCGTGGTAAATATTATTGAACCTGTTGTTACGCCGATGGACACAACGGATAATTTATTGGGTGTGCCGCTGGCCAATGTGGGCGGTCCGGAAGAGATAGACCTCATCAGATCGCAGGCGGATAGTTCTGAAAATTTGATTCGCCGCACCGTTGATGCCATGGCAGATGAGGTGCAGGTAACCTACTTTAGCGAATACGGCTCAACTACAGACGGCATACTGCAATGCGCCAAAGAATTTAATGCCGACCTGATTGTTGTTGGTACCCACAAACGCTCCGGCCTCGACAGGTTGTTAATGGGCGATGTAACCGAAGGCATCGTACGCCGTGCTACCGTACCCGTGCTCGTAGTACCGTTTGAGGAGGTAAATTAA
- a CDS encoding 4'-phosphopantetheinyl transferase family protein has product MAIAYRQRIDDDTEFALWKIEEAADELYVKLQLKDDEKAVFDSLGNSKRHLHWLGTRVLLRTMLSTDEYIDCKVDVHGKPYLVNHPYYISFSHSFDYAAVMISRKYQVGIDIEQVKQKVERIAHKFMRPEELDFISEARKIEELYVCWCAKEAVYKCYGQKTVSFLDNILLEPFSFEGHGVVNAQLNKGDVNIDYQVGYQQYEDYMVGYVIQDRQ; this is encoded by the coding sequence ATGGCCATAGCTTACCGGCAACGTATTGATGATGACACTGAATTCGCCCTCTGGAAAATAGAGGAAGCGGCAGATGAACTGTACGTTAAGCTGCAATTAAAAGATGATGAAAAGGCAGTTTTTGATAGCCTTGGCAACAGTAAGCGGCACCTGCACTGGCTGGGTACGCGTGTACTGCTGCGCACCATGCTCAGTACTGATGAGTATATAGACTGTAAGGTTGATGTGCACGGAAAACCTTACCTGGTAAATCACCCTTACTACATATCGTTCAGCCACTCGTTTGATTATGCCGCCGTAATGATAAGCCGCAAATACCAGGTGGGTATTGATATTGAACAGGTAAAGCAAAAGGTTGAGCGTATTGCCCACAAGTTTATGCGGCCCGAAGAACTGGATTTTATCAGCGAAGCCCGCAAAATTGAGGAGTTGTATGTTTGCTGGTGCGCTAAAGAGGCCGTATATAAATGTTACGGACAAAAAACCGTTTCGTTTTTAGATAATATTTTGTTGGAGCCGTTCAGTTTTGAGGGGCACGGCGTGGTTAACGCGCAACTAAACAAAGGCGACGTAAATATTGATTACCAGGTAGGCTATCAGCAATATGAGGATTACATGGTAGGTTATGTTATACAGGACAGGCAATGA
- a CDS encoding tryptophan 2,3-dioxygenase family protein, with protein MISPEIEKRLTLLQEKYEAMGQDMTSYLDGLLYADFLTYWDYIHLDTLLSLQSPKTPFPDEEIFIMYHQITELYFKLSLHECRQISEKGAELTAEFFTARLRRINNYFEALTHSFTIMVDGMEKEQFLKFRMSLLPASGFQSGQYRMIEIYATNFINLVAKDKRDELAHAPFEELFEHIYWRFGATELATGKKTLTLKQFEKKYAKTFIELAQNTATSNFYTLALQLQQQGQLTDALKHELRRFDVNVNINWPLSHYKSAVRYLHREPEEISATGGTNWQKYLPPRFQKRIFFPTMWTDEEMDNWGKAWVEHALRGE; from the coding sequence ATGATCTCTCCCGAAATAGAAAAGCGGCTTACCCTGCTTCAGGAAAAATATGAAGCCATGGGCCAGGACATGACCTCCTACCTTGACGGCCTGCTGTATGCCGACTTTTTAACCTATTGGGATTACATTCACCTGGATACGCTGCTTAGCCTGCAAAGCCCTAAAACTCCTTTTCCGGATGAGGAGATATTTATCATGTATCACCAGATCACGGAACTGTATTTTAAGCTGTCGTTACATGAGTGCCGGCAGATCAGCGAAAAGGGAGCTGAACTAACTGCCGAGTTTTTTACCGCGAGGCTAAGACGTATCAACAATTACTTTGAGGCGCTTACCCACTCATTCACTATTATGGTTGATGGTATGGAGAAGGAGCAATTCCTGAAATTCAGGATGTCGCTGCTGCCGGCCAGTGGTTTCCAGTCGGGCCAGTACCGCATGATCGAGATCTACGCCACCAATTTCATTAACCTGGTAGCTAAGGACAAGCGCGACGAACTGGCCCACGCGCCGTTTGAGGAGCTATTTGAGCACATTTACTGGCGGTTTGGCGCTACTGAACTGGCCACTGGCAAAAAAACGCTCACGCTGAAACAGTTTGAGAAGAAATATGCCAAAACCTTTATCGAACTGGCACAAAATACGGCTACATCCAACTTTTATACCCTTGCGCTGCAACTACAGCAACAAGGTCAATTAACCGACGCGCTAAAGCACGAACTACGCCGATTTGATGTGAATGTGAACATTAACTGGCCGTTATCGCACTATAAATCTGCCGTGCGTTACCTGCACCGCGAGCCCGAGGAAATCAGCGCTACAGGCGGCACCAACTGGCAAAAATACCTGCCGCCGCGTTTTCAAAAACGCATTTTCTTTCCAACAATGTGGACGGATGAGGAAATGGACAACTGGGGAAAAGCCTGGGTTGAGCATGCGCTGCGGGGCGAGTGA
- a CDS encoding carboxypeptidase-like regulatory domain-containing protein codes for MKIKPVILSLLVTCSLCFGFALDDDPIAKIIQNLEEWLEKRPQEKVYLHLDKPYYAVGDTLWYKAYVTVGEEHRLSALSGILNVELINDKDSVRRRERISLNSGLGWGEFVLSDSLLESGSYRIRAYTNWMRNAGESYFFDKTITIGNAMSNKVFTNTTYSYSTTSGQQRVNAVINYREFDGSPFANREVAYRAEAGGRVLAKGKGTTDGEGNLKISFEPKLTGPLKAGNLVTTITIDNKEKITKSIPLKAVSDAVDVQFFPESGYLVSSLTSKVAFKATGADGLGKDVKGVVKDAQGNTVANFAAERLGMGAFTFTPAAGKTYKATITFADGSTKDVPLPDARPSGYVLSINNSNPAVLVFKITSARVTEQNLIFIVQSGGKVRYAAKPKGADTAFTAVIPKTRLTSGITQFTLFSGTGEPLNERLAFIQKADDLKIKVTSSKEAYATREKITLNIDGRFSADSAGVSNLSMSVIDESKVKVDEDEENSIFANMLLTSDLKGYVEKPNYYFHDVSDKTRADLDLLMLTQGYSRFEWKQILAGNYGPMIYKPEQTIDVAGTVTQSKKPVAGAKVMLFNNTGGRLFMIDTVADANGRFMFKGLVFTDSLKFMVQARTPKGKKYVDVALDENATRQGVTINKNKGDVSINNDGDMMGYLRQSTAYFNEKVKYGMATRNNMLAEVKITSRKEPVVKHSSNLNGAGNADQVLTAKDLQACSTLEQCLQGRLVGVMFRNGIPYSTRGDGQMTVLVDGMEQGEDALRNVTPFDVETIEVLRSGSKTAIYGFRGGNGLILITTKRGDGGIKSSYVGNPPGVIMYTPLGYYVARTFYSPRYDVPSKNSSMADMRSTVYWNPNIYCDGKKTTEVSYFNADGKGTYRVMVEGIDDAGHIGRQVYLYKVQ; via the coding sequence ATGAAAATTAAACCGGTTATCCTTTCACTCCTTGTTACGTGTTCACTTTGTTTTGGATTTGCTCTGGATGATGATCCGATTGCGAAAATTATACAAAACTTGGAAGAGTGGCTGGAAAAACGTCCGCAGGAAAAAGTATATCTCCATTTAGATAAACCTTATTATGCCGTAGGCGATACCTTGTGGTACAAAGCCTATGTAACGGTTGGAGAGGAGCACCGTTTATCGGCACTTAGCGGCATACTAAATGTGGAGCTCATCAACGATAAGGACAGTGTGCGCCGCCGCGAAAGAATATCATTGAATAGTGGCCTGGGCTGGGGCGAATTTGTATTGTCAGACAGTTTGCTGGAAAGCGGCAGCTACCGTATACGCGCCTATACCAACTGGATGCGTAATGCCGGCGAATCGTATTTCTTTGATAAAACGATAACCATTGGCAACGCTATGTCAAATAAGGTTTTCACCAATACAACCTATTCATATAGCACAACCAGCGGGCAGCAGCGCGTAAATGCTGTTATCAACTATAGGGAATTTGATGGCAGTCCTTTTGCCAACCGCGAAGTGGCTTACCGCGCAGAAGCGGGCGGGCGCGTACTGGCCAAAGGCAAAGGTACTACTGATGGCGAGGGTAACTTAAAAATAAGTTTTGAACCCAAACTTACCGGTCCTTTAAAAGCGGGTAACCTCGTGACTACTATTACTATCGATAATAAGGAAAAGATCACGAAAAGTATCCCGCTCAAAGCTGTTTCTGATGCGGTTGACGTGCAGTTTTTTCCGGAAAGCGGTTACCTGGTTAGCAGCCTTACTTCGAAGGTTGCTTTCAAAGCTACCGGAGCCGATGGATTGGGCAAGGATGTTAAAGGCGTTGTTAAGGATGCACAAGGAAACACCGTAGCTAACTTTGCAGCGGAGCGTTTGGGCATGGGCGCCTTTACATTTACACCCGCTGCCGGCAAAACGTATAAAGCAACGATTACCTTTGCTGATGGATCAACCAAAGATGTACCGCTGCCTGATGCGCGACCATCGGGTTATGTACTGAGCATTAACAATAGTAACCCGGCGGTGCTGGTGTTCAAAATAACATCGGCGCGCGTTACGGAACAAAACCTGATATTTATTGTACAATCGGGCGGTAAGGTGCGTTATGCTGCCAAGCCTAAAGGTGCTGATACCGCCTTTACAGCGGTGATACCCAAAACCCGCCTTACATCAGGCATTACGCAATTTACACTGTTTTCAGGAACCGGGGAGCCGCTTAACGAGCGTTTGGCATTTATCCAAAAGGCAGATGATCTCAAAATAAAAGTCACCTCGTCAAAAGAGGCTTACGCTACCCGCGAGAAAATAACTTTAAATATCGACGGGCGCTTTTCAGCAGACAGCGCCGGGGTGAGCAACCTGTCTATGTCTGTGATCGATGAATCAAAGGTGAAAGTTGACGAGGATGAAGAGAACTCCATTTTTGCCAATATGTTACTTACAAGCGATTTAAAAGGTTATGTAGAAAAGCCTAATTACTATTTTCATGACGTGAGCGATAAAACCCGTGCAGACCTTGACCTGCTGATGCTTACCCAGGGATACAGCCGCTTTGAGTGGAAGCAGATTTTAGCGGGTAACTATGGGCCGATGATTTACAAGCCCGAGCAAACCATAGATGTTGCCGGAACGGTTACGCAAAGTAAAAAGCCGGTTGCAGGCGCAAAGGTAATGTTGTTCAATAACACCGGCGGGCGCTTATTTATGATAGATACCGTGGCGGATGCTAACGGCCGGTTTATGTTTAAAGGATTGGTGTTCACCGATAGCCTGAAATTTATGGTGCAGGCCCGTACACCTAAAGGCAAAAAGTATGTTGACGTAGCGCTGGATGAAAATGCTACCCGCCAGGGCGTTACTATCAATAAAAATAAGGGTGATGTTTCCATAAATAACGATGGCGATATGATGGGTTACCTGCGCCAAAGTACAGCGTATTTTAATGAGAAAGTAAAGTATGGTATGGCAACGCGTAACAACATGCTTGCCGAAGTAAAGATCACCTCACGCAAGGAGCCGGTGGTTAAGCATTCATCAAACCTTAACGGAGCCGGCAATGCCGACCAGGTGCTAACCGCTAAGGATCTGCAGGCCTGCTCAACGCTTGAGCAGTGTTTGCAAGGTAGGCTGGTTGGCGTAATGTTCAGGAATGGTATACCGTATAGTACCCGTGGCGATGGCCAGATGACGGTGCTGGTTGACGGCATGGAGCAGGGAGAGGATGCATTGCGCAATGTTACACCTTTTGATGTGGAGACCATTGAAGTGCTGCGGTCTGGCAGTAAAACGGCAATTTATGGCTTCAGGGGCGGTAATGGCCTTATATTGATCACAACTAAGCGCGGCGATGGTGGAATAAAATCATCGTACGTTGGCAACCCGCCGGGTGTGATTATGTATACGCCGCTGGGTTATTATGTAGCGCGTACCTTTTATTCGCCAAGGTATGATGTGCCGTCGAAAAACAGCAGTATGGCCGATATGCGCAGCACCGTTTATTGGAACCCCAACATTTATTGCGATGGTAAAAAAACTACCGAGGTGAGTTATTTTAATGCCGATGGTAAAGGAACGTACCGTGTAATGGTTGAAGGTATTGATGATGCGGGCCATATAGGCAGACAGGTTTATCTCTATAAAGTGCAATAA
- a CDS encoding ATP-dependent Clp protease adaptor ClpS, protein MPTEVQEQTFTLEELLAGIKEVHRLILWNDDVNTFDHVIYCMMKYLDYSESQAEKIAWKVHNEGKCAVLEGSFTEMEIYRKILQQEGLTVTVE, encoded by the coding sequence ATGCCAACAGAAGTACAGGAACAAACGTTCACACTCGAGGAGTTACTGGCCGGAATTAAAGAGGTGCACCGCCTTATTTTGTGGAACGATGACGTGAATACCTTTGACCACGTGATCTATTGCATGATGAAGTATCTCGACTACTCAGAGTCACAGGCCGAAAAAATTGCCTGGAAAGTACATAACGAAGGTAAGTGCGCCGTTTTAGAAGGCTCGTTTACCGAGATGGAGATCTACCGGAAAATATTGCAGCAGGAAGGCCTAACGGTTACTGTTGAATAA
- a CDS encoding voltage-gated chloride channel family protein, which produces MFKNLFSGHLSTLKYILRWSLITIPVSVAIGSMVALFLWLLNWAIHYRFAHTWLLYLLPVAGVGIHFLYKLYGASAERGNNLVIDEIHEPGAGMPKRMAPLILLTTVITHLFGGSAGREGTAVQIGGSIANLFAGWFKLESADRQVILTTGIAAGFGAVFGTPLTGAVFALEVLTIGRIRYNALLPCLIAGMFGDLTVSAWGLHHTQYHIDVVAAGQQFYGHHIHLNLLLLLKVVVAAVCFGLVAYLFSFTVHQVKIIAIKGIKKSWLIPACGGAIIIALTLLLGKPDYLGLGVDAEYPGAVTIVSAFHQGGADALSWFWKLIYTCIALGTGFKGGEVTPLFYIGATLGNTLAFLLDAPVSLFAALGFIAVFAGATNTPLACTIMGIELFGSEHALLFAVACFVAYYFSGPSGIYASQKQAGTKTDSQ; this is translated from the coding sequence ATGTTTAAAAATCTTTTCTCCGGGCACCTTTCAACACTTAAATATATTTTGCGCTGGTCGCTGATCACCATACCCGTTTCGGTAGCGATAGGCTCCATGGTCGCTTTGTTTTTGTGGCTGTTAAACTGGGCCATACATTACCGCTTTGCGCACACCTGGCTGCTGTACCTGCTGCCGGTTGCCGGTGTGGGCATCCATTTTTTGTATAAACTTTACGGCGCATCTGCCGAGCGCGGCAACAACCTGGTGATTGATGAGATACATGAGCCGGGTGCCGGAATGCCTAAGCGTATGGCACCGCTTATTTTGCTTACCACGGTAATTACCCACTTGTTTGGCGGCTCTGCCGGGCGCGAGGGTACTGCCGTGCAAATTGGCGGCAGCATAGCCAATTTGTTTGCAGGTTGGTTTAAGCTGGAAAGTGCAGACAGGCAAGTAATATTAACCACCGGTATTGCAGCCGGGTTTGGGGCGGTATTTGGTACACCGTTAACAGGTGCGGTTTTTGCACTGGAGGTTTTAACCATCGGCCGCATCAGGTACAACGCTTTGTTGCCCTGCTTAATAGCCGGTATGTTTGGCGATCTTACCGTATCCGCCTGGGGGCTGCATCATACACAATATCACATTGATGTAGTTGCTGCCGGTCAGCAATTTTACGGGCATCACATCCACCTAAATTTGCTGCTGTTGCTCAAGGTAGTGGTGGCGGCGGTTTGTTTTGGTTTGGTAGCTTATTTGTTTTCATTTACCGTACACCAGGTTAAAATCATCGCAATAAAAGGCATAAAGAAAAGCTGGCTGATACCGGCCTGCGGCGGCGCTATTATCATAGCGCTTACGCTGCTCTTAGGTAAGCCCGATTACCTGGGTTTAGGTGTTGATGCTGAATACCCCGGCGCGGTAACCATTGTATCAGCCTTCCACCAGGGCGGTGCTGATGCGTTAAGTTGGTTTTGGAAACTGATCTATACCTGCATCGCCTTAGGTACAGGTTTTAAGGGCGGCGAGGTTACACCTTTGTTTTACATAGGCGCTACATTGGGTAACACCCTGGCCTTTCTGCTTGACGCGCCGGTTAGCTTGTTTGCCGCGCTTGGCTTTATAGCCGTTTTTGCCGGAGCTACCAATACTCCGCTTGCCTGTACCATAATGGGTATTGAGTTGTTTGGCAGCGAACATGCCCTGCTGTTTGCTGTGGCTTGCTTTGTGGCCTATTATTTCAGCGGCCCGTCGGGTATCTATGCATCGCAAAAACAGGCCGGCACAAAAACAGACAGCCAATAA
- a CDS encoding branched-chain amino acid aminotransferase, whose amino-acid sequence MTETLDIQITKTTQPRLQETDFDNLPFGKTFSDHMLMVDYADGEWKNFQILPYGDISLSPAISALHYGQAFFEGIKAYKHEDGKVVIFRPEKNAERFNRSAERLCMPTIPEDIFVQSIAALVDIDRGWIPTKANHALYIRPFMFATDPYLGVQASTTYKYMVLTGPVGPYFSKPLRVKIESHYTRAAQGGMGFAKAAGNYASSMMPAKKAVEEGFDQIIWTDGSNHEYIEEMGAANAMFILDGKLVTPSTGDTILKGVTRDTVIKLAQAWGIPVEERKVAVAEIIDAAKNGTLTDAFGAGTAATIAPVGSINYNGEEFTLSDPLTREFSQKVLKTLDDIRYGRAEDTYGWNYVV is encoded by the coding sequence ATGACTGAGACTTTGGATATACAGATCACCAAAACAACGCAGCCGCGTTTGCAGGAAACTGATTTTGACAACCTGCCCTTCGGAAAAACATTCTCTGACCACATGTTGATGGTCGATTATGCCGATGGGGAGTGGAAGAACTTTCAGATACTTCCTTATGGTGACATTTCATTGAGTCCGGCAATTTCCGCTTTACACTACGGCCAGGCTTTTTTTGAAGGTATTAAGGCGTACAAACACGAGGATGGCAAAGTAGTTATCTTCCGCCCCGAAAAAAATGCGGAGCGCTTTAACCGCTCAGCCGAACGCCTTTGTATGCCAACCATCCCCGAGGATATTTTTGTACAAAGCATTGCCGCCCTGGTTGATATTGATCGCGGCTGGATACCTACCAAAGCCAACCACGCGCTTTACATTCGCCCGTTTATGTTCGCTACCGACCCTTACCTGGGCGTGCAGGCATCAACAACATATAAATACATGGTGCTTACCGGCCCGGTTGGTCCGTACTTTTCAAAACCGTTAAGGGTTAAGATCGAGTCGCACTATACACGTGCCGCGCAAGGCGGTATGGGCTTTGCCAAGGCTGCCGGCAATTATGCCAGCTCCATGATGCCAGCTAAAAAGGCCGTTGAGGAAGGTTTTGACCAGATCATCTGGACTGACGGCAGTAACCACGAATACATCGAAGAAATGGGCGCGGCCAATGCCATGTTCATTTTGGATGGCAAACTGGTAACGCCAAGCACCGGAGATACCATATTAAAAGGTGTTACGCGCGATACGGTTATTAAACTGGCGCAAGCCTGGGGCATACCGGTTGAGGAGCGTAAAGTGGCAGTTGCCGAGATTATTGATGCCGCTAAAAACGGCACCCTTACTGATGCCTTTGGCGCCGGTACCGCCGCTACCATTGCCCCGGTTGGTTCAATCAACTACAATGGCGAGGAATTTACCCTGAGCGATCCGTTAACCCGCGAATTCTCCCAAAAAGTACTAAAAACGCTGGATGATATCCGTTACGGCCGTGCTGAAGATACTTACGGGTGGAACTATGTTGTATAA
- the lipB gene encoding lipoyl(octanoyl) transferase LipB, with product MKNKKVILQDWGLIDYKKAWDRQETLFAETVNLKMELRNRMAAAGDGYQEEKLTNNYLVFCEHPHVYTLGKSGKPEHLLLNEQQLKEKQASYYPINRGGDITYHGPGQIVCYPILDLDNFFTDIHLYLRTLEEAVILTMAEFGLKGDRYPGYTGVWLDADNDKARKICAMGVRCSRWVTMHGLAFNVNAQLDYFKNIVPCGIDDKAVTSMQQELGEQVDLNQVKQILQKHISVLFGMEII from the coding sequence ATGAAGAATAAAAAAGTTATTTTACAGGATTGGGGCTTGATTGATTACAAGAAAGCCTGGGACAGACAGGAAACACTTTTTGCCGAAACCGTAAACCTTAAAATGGAACTACGCAACCGTATGGCGGCGGCAGGCGATGGCTATCAGGAAGAAAAATTAACCAACAACTACCTTGTTTTTTGCGAACATCCACATGTTTACACGCTGGGTAAAAGCGGCAAGCCGGAGCATTTGTTGTTGAACGAACAACAGCTTAAAGAAAAACAGGCATCATACTACCCCATCAACCGTGGCGGAGATATTACCTACCATGGCCCCGGCCAGATAGTATGTTACCCGATACTTGACCTGGATAACTTTTTTACCGACATACACCTTTACCTGCGCACCCTTGAGGAAGCGGTTATACTCACCATGGCCGAGTTTGGCCTTAAGGGAGATCGCTACCCCGGCTACACCGGTGTTTGGCTTGATGCCGACAATGATAAAGCCCGCAAGATATGCGCTATGGGCGTGCGTTGCAGCCGCTGGGTAACCATGCATGGCCTGGCCTTTAACGTTAACGCGCAACTTGATTACTTTAAAAACATTGTACCCTGCGGTATTGATGACAAGGCCGTCACCAGTATGCAGCAGGAACTGGGCGAACAAGTTGATTTAAATCAGGTGAAACAAATCCTTCAAAAGCATATTTCCGTACTTTTTGGTATGGAGATAATATGA
- a CDS encoding HAD-IB family phosphatase, with protein sequence MDYFIIDFDSTFTQVEALDELARISLKSHPDRESIYEQIEGLTNLAMEGKLSFSESLQRRVQLLQANRDHLKLLVSHLKKKVSRSFSRNTVFFKNHSDGVLIVSGGFKEFITPVVTEYHIKKENIYANTFVFDEEGNIIGYDRENPLSKEGGKVILLKQLNLPGDIYGIGDGYSDFQLKESGLIKKFFAFTENIERKSVAEKADHITPSFDEFLYINKLPRAISYPKNRIKCLVVGNVDEEALAQLKKEGYNIRHKDTIEDDYLHEAGVLLCSEDTQPTPEQLQNAGRLKVIGIFGKVQSRKLAEVACDNGIIIFDDPKHNPRNDDFIPKRVIAFMNEGKTHTSCNFPDLQPPRVNNAHRLIHIHKNVPGILAKINDVFARHNINIVGEFLVTNAQIGYVITDVNTGYDPQVLNELKAIEQTIKFRLLY encoded by the coding sequence ATGGACTACTTCATCATAGATTTTGACAGCACCTTTACCCAGGTGGAAGCCCTTGACGAACTTGCCCGCATATCGCTGAAATCGCATCCGGACAGGGAAAGCATCTACGAGCAGATTGAGGGATTGACCAACCTGGCCATGGAAGGCAAGCTATCCTTCAGCGAGAGCCTGCAACGCCGTGTACAATTGCTGCAAGCCAACCGCGATCATCTTAAACTATTGGTAAGCCATCTTAAAAAGAAGGTTTCCCGTTCTTTTTCGCGCAATACCGTGTTCTTTAAAAACCATTCGGATGGTGTGCTGATCGTGTCGGGCGGCTTTAAGGAATTTATTACGCCGGTAGTTACCGAGTATCACATCAAAAAGGAAAATATTTACGCCAATACCTTTGTGTTTGATGAAGAGGGTAACATCATTGGGTACGACAGGGAAAATCCCCTATCTAAAGAAGGTGGCAAAGTGATATTGCTTAAACAGCTTAACCTGCCCGGCGATATTTACGGCATCGGCGATGGTTATTCTGACTTCCAGCTAAAGGAATCAGGCCTGATCAAAAAGTTCTTTGCCTTTACCGAGAACATCGAACGTAAATCGGTAGCTGAAAAGGCCGACCATATTACCCCGAGCTTTGATGAGTTTTTATACATCAACAAACTGCCGCGCGCAATATCGTACCCTAAAAACAGGATAAAATGTTTGGTTGTAGGCAACGTTGATGAAGAGGCATTAGCTCAATTAAAAAAAGAAGGCTACAACATTCGTCATAAGGATACTATTGAGGACGATTACCTGCACGAGGCCGGCGTGCTGCTTTGCAGTGAGGATACCCAGCCCACGCCGGAGCAGTTGCAAAATGCAGGCAGACTGAAAGTGATCGGCATTTTTGGCAAGGTACAAAGCCGCAAATTGGCCGAAGTCGCCTGCGATAACGGTATCATCATATTTGACGACCCCAAGCATAACCCGCGCAACGATGATTTTATCCCAAAACGGGTGATCGCTTTTATGAACGAAGGTAAAACGCATACCAGTTGCAACTTTCCGGATTTGCAGCCGCCGCGTGTTAACAACGCCCACAGGCTGATACACATTCACAAGAACGTACCGGGCATATTGGCCAAAATAAACGATGTATTCGCCCGCCACAACATCAACATAGTAGGCGAGTTTCTGGTAACCAATGCACAAATAGGTTATGTTATTACCGATGTGAATACCGGCTACGATCCGCAGGTGTTAAATGAACTGAAAGCGATTGAGCAGACAATAAAATTCAGGTTGCTTTATTAG